One window of the Mixophyes fleayi isolate aMixFle1 chromosome 6, aMixFle1.hap1, whole genome shotgun sequence genome contains the following:
- the LOC142160785 gene encoding trypsin-like yields the protein MKFLLICMLLGAAAALDDDKIVGGYTCAQNSVPSIVSLNSGYHFCGGSLINNLWVVSAAHCYKTSVQVRLGEHNIFATEGSEQFISSAKVIRHASYNSRTLDNDIWLIKLASAASLNSYVQPVSLPSGCAASGTSCLIAGWGNTLSSGTNMPSLLQCVNAPVLTAAQCSNAYPGEITANMICVGYLEGGKDSCQGDSGGPVICNGQLQGIVSWGYGCALRNYPGVYTKVCNYNSWISSTLATN from the exons ATGAAGTTCCTTCTGATCTGTATGCTCCTCGGAGCTGCTG CTGCTCTTGATGATGATAAGATTGTTGGAGGTTACACCTGCGCCCAGAATTCTGTTCCTTCCATAGTTTCCCTGAACTCAGGATATCATTTCTGTGGAGGGTCCCTGATTAACAACCTGTGGGTGGTCTCTGCTGCTCACTGCTACAAGAC GAGTGTTCAGGTCAGACTGGGAGAACACAACATCTTTGCAACTGAGGGCAGCGAGCAGTTCATCAGCTCTGCCAAAGTCATCAGACATGCCAGCTACAACTCCAGAACCCTGGACAATGACATCTGGTTGATCAAGTTGGCCTCCGCCGCCTCCCTCAATTCCTACGTCCAGCCTGTGTCCCTGCCCTCTGGCTGCGCAGCCTCCGGCACCAGCTGTCTGATCGCTGGCTGGGGAAACACACTCAGCAGTGGCA CCAACATGCCATCTCTCCTGCAGTGTGTGAATGCCCCCGTCCTGACCGCCGCCCAGTGTAGCAATGCCTACCCAGGAGAGATCACTGCTAACATGATCTGTGTTGGATACTTGGAAGGTGGCAAGGATTCCTGCCAG GGTGACTCTGGTGGACCCGTGATCTGCAATGGACAGCTTCAGGGTATTGTCTCCTGGGGATATGGCTGTGCTCTGAGGAACTATCCCGGTGTCTACACCAAGGTCTGCAACTACAACTCCTGGATTTCCAGCACTCTTGCCACCAACTAA